The Polyangia bacterium genome has a window encoding:
- a CDS encoding multidrug efflux RND transporter permease subunit yields the protein MSISGPFIRRPVGTALLMVGVLIAGLVGYRQLPVSALPQVDYPTIVVSTLLPGASADTMVSAVTTPLERQLGQIPSLAQLTSVSSAASSQITLQFNLDRDIDSAEQDVQAAINASSNLLPRTLPTPPTYSKSNPADVPVISFSVSSDTVPLSQVDDYADSILAQKISQVSGVGLVTLNGGQRPAVRVQVDPVALAGRGLSLEDVRTVLAAANVNQPKGNLDGPRQNYTVAANDQLVEAAGYAPLIIAYKDGSPVRLADVAKIVDGVENDQLAGWAGAHRAVIVNVQRQPGANLIEVAARVKALLPQLSASLPRGIDVKVLSDRTETVRASVDDVQFTLLLTIGLVVAVIYLFLHSFRATIIPGVAVPLSLVATFGVMLLAGYSLNNLTLMALTISTGFVVDDAIVMIENIARYIEEGVPPLEAALKGSKQIGFTIMSLTVSLVAVLIPLLFMGGIIGRLFREFAATLSTAIVASAFVSLTLTAMMCAHILKPHKKGEEKTNAVARVSEKLWSRAVALYDRGLQWVFAHQGLTLAATVATVAFTALLAVIVPKGLFPQQDTGLLLGVTEAPPDISFDAMSERQRAVADVVRVDPDVASVASFIGADGTNPTLNSGRLSITLKAHKDRKAGAQEIINRLNAKLTQIAGVDVYLQAVQDLQIETRTSRTQYQYTLEDADPAELAEWAPRLLERLRQQPELTDVASDQQSGGLQLSLVVDRDTASRLGVTSQAIDDTLYDAFGQRQVSTIFTQLNLYRVILEVAPAYQQDPQALDQIYLHTLSGAAVPLSSFAHYEQRQTTLSIAHEGQFPAVTLSFNVGGRASLGEAVKVVDAAFAALGAPMGLHGDFQGAAAAFSDSLTSEPLLILAALVTVYIVLGVLYESYIHPITILSTLPSAGVGAFLALIICGEEFSIIALIGIILLIGIVKKNAIMMIDFALEAERDQKKSPREAIHQACLLRFRPIMMTTAAALLGGLPLALGRGIGSELRRPLGITIVGGLLLSQVLTLFTTPVIYLYMERAAAWLRRKRGARRPLATATATGREGDSGS from the coding sequence ATGAGCATCTCGGGCCCCTTCATTCGCCGTCCGGTGGGGACGGCGCTTTTGATGGTGGGCGTCCTCATCGCCGGCCTGGTCGGCTATCGCCAGCTGCCGGTGTCCGCGCTGCCGCAGGTGGATTACCCGACCATTGTGGTGTCGACCCTGCTGCCAGGGGCCAGCGCGGACACGATGGTGTCGGCGGTGACCACCCCTCTCGAACGGCAGCTCGGTCAGATCCCGTCGCTGGCGCAGCTGACCTCGGTGTCCAGCGCGGCCAGCTCGCAGATCACGCTGCAGTTCAATCTTGACCGCGACATCGATTCGGCCGAGCAGGACGTGCAGGCGGCCATCAACGCGTCGTCGAACCTGCTGCCGCGCACGCTGCCCACGCCACCGACGTACAGCAAGAGCAACCCCGCCGACGTGCCGGTGATTTCGTTCAGCGTCAGCTCGGACACCGTGCCGCTGTCGCAGGTCGACGATTACGCCGATTCGATCCTGGCCCAGAAGATCTCGCAGGTCTCGGGCGTCGGCCTGGTGACGTTGAACGGCGGGCAGCGGCCGGCGGTGCGCGTGCAAGTGGATCCGGTGGCGCTGGCCGGGCGCGGCCTGTCGCTGGAGGATGTGCGGACCGTTCTCGCGGCGGCCAACGTCAACCAGCCGAAGGGCAACCTGGACGGCCCGCGCCAGAACTACACCGTCGCGGCCAACGACCAGCTGGTCGAGGCGGCCGGCTACGCGCCGCTGATCATCGCCTACAAGGACGGCTCGCCGGTACGCCTGGCCGACGTGGCCAAGATCGTCGACGGCGTCGAGAACGACCAGCTGGCCGGCTGGGCGGGCGCGCATCGAGCGGTGATCGTCAACGTCCAGCGCCAGCCCGGCGCCAACTTGATCGAAGTCGCCGCGCGCGTGAAGGCCTTGCTGCCGCAGCTTTCGGCGTCGCTGCCGCGCGGGATCGACGTCAAGGTCTTGAGCGACCGCACCGAGACCGTGCGCGCCTCCGTCGACGACGTGCAGTTCACCTTGCTTTTGACCATCGGCCTGGTGGTGGCGGTGATCTACCTTTTCCTGCACAGCTTCCGGGCCACCATCATCCCGGGCGTGGCGGTGCCGCTGTCGCTGGTGGCCACGTTCGGCGTCATGCTGCTGGCCGGGTACAGCCTGAACAACCTGACCCTGATGGCGCTGACCATCTCGACCGGGTTCGTCGTCGACGACGCCATCGTGATGATCGAAAACATCGCCCGTTACATCGAAGAGGGCGTGCCGCCGCTGGAGGCGGCGCTGAAAGGATCAAAACAGATCGGCTTCACCATCATGTCCTTGACGGTGTCGCTGGTGGCGGTGCTGATCCCGCTGCTGTTCATGGGGGGGATCATCGGGCGGCTGTTTCGCGAGTTCGCCGCCACCCTGAGCACGGCCATCGTCGCCTCGGCGTTCGTGTCGCTGACCCTGACCGCGATGATGTGCGCGCACATTTTGAAGCCGCACAAGAAAGGCGAAGAGAAGACCAACGCCGTCGCCCGGGTGTCCGAAAAACTGTGGAGCCGGGCGGTGGCCCTTTACGACCGCGGCCTGCAATGGGTGTTCGCGCACCAGGGCCTGACGCTGGCGGCGACGGTGGCGACGGTGGCGTTCACCGCGCTTTTGGCGGTGATCGTGCCGAAGGGTTTGTTTCCGCAGCAGGACACCGGCTTGCTTCTGGGCGTCACCGAGGCGCCACCGGATATTTCGTTCGACGCCATGAGCGAGCGCCAGCGCGCCGTCGCCGACGTGGTGCGCGTCGATCCCGACGTGGCCAGCGTGGCGTCGTTCATCGGCGCCGACGGCACCAACCCCACGCTGAACAGCGGGCGGCTGTCGATCACCTTGAAGGCGCACAAGGACCGCAAGGCCGGCGCCCAGGAGATCATCAACCGCTTGAACGCCAAGCTGACCCAGATTGCCGGCGTCGATGTTTACCTGCAGGCGGTGCAAGACCTGCAGATCGAAACCCGCACCAGCCGCACGCAGTATCAGTACACGCTGGAAGACGCCGACCCGGCCGAGCTGGCCGAATGGGCGCCGCGCTTGCTAGAGCGGTTGCGCCAGCAGCCCGAGCTGACCGATGTGGCCAGCGATCAACAATCGGGTGGCTTGCAGCTTTCGCTGGTGGTCGATCGCGACACGGCGTCGCGGCTGGGCGTCACCTCGCAGGCCATCGACGACACGCTGTACGACGCCTTCGGGCAGCGGCAGGTGTCGACCATCTTCACGCAGCTGAATCTTTATCGGGTGATTCTGGAGGTGGCGCCCGCCTATCAACAAGACCCGCAGGCGCTGGATCAGATCTACTTGCACACCTTGAGCGGCGCGGCTGTGCCGCTGTCGTCGTTCGCCCACTACGAGCAGCGGCAGACCACGCTGTCCATCGCCCACGAGGGACAGTTTCCGGCCGTCACGCTGTCCTTCAACGTCGGTGGCCGGGCCTCGCTGGGCGAGGCAGTGAAAGTGGTCGACGCCGCCTTCGCCGCGCTGGGCGCGCCGATGGGACTGCACGGCGACTTCCAGGGCGCCGCCGCCGCCTTCAGCGATTCGCTGACCAGCGAGCCGTTGCTGATCCTGGCCGCGCTGGTCACCGTCTATATCGTGCTGGGCGTCCTTTACGAAAGTTACATCCACCCGATCACCATCCTCAGCACGCTGCCGTCGGCGGGCGTGGGCGCGTTCCTGGCGCTGATTATCTGCGGCGAAGAGTTTTCGATCATTGCCCTCATCGGGATCATCTTGCTGATCGGCATCGTCAAGAAGAACGCCATCATGATGATCGACTTTGCCCTGGAGGCCGAGCGCGACCAGAAGAAAAGTCCGCGGGAGGCCATTCACCAGGCCTGTCTGCTGCGTTTTCGTCCGATCATGATGACCACCGCGGCGGCGCTGCTGGGCGGGTTGCCGCTGGCCTTGGGCCGGGGCATCGGCTCGGAGTTGCGGCGCCCGCTGGGGATCACCATTGTCGGCGGCTTGTTGCTGTCGCAGGTGCTGACGTTGTTCACCACGCCGGTCATCTATCTATACATGGAACGGGCGGCGGCCTGGCTGCGGCGCAAGCGCGGCGCGCGCCGGCCGCTGGCGACAGCGACAGCGACGGGCAGGGAAGGGGACAGCGGGTCGTGA
- a CDS encoding multidrug efflux RND transporter permease subunit: MSDETPKPRAPADGDAVEAEGSQRTGISAPFIRRPVATSLLAAAVLLAGGAAFLTLPVAPLPKVDFPTVSVSAALPGASPDTMASSVATPLERRFGRIAGLTEMTSTSALGSANITLQFDLDRDVAAAARDVQAAINAAGGELPPNLPTRPNYRKVNPADSPILILSLRSDALPLAQVFDAANSVLAQKMSQIEGVGQVFVGGGQQPAVRVQVDGETLAGMGLSSADVRAALASSTSNQPKGMISGAHSTYSVSANDQLLVADDYRKLVISYTGNSAVRLGDVARVFDDVENNRLAAWIDGKRTVLMIIRREPGANILDTIDRIKEALPRLTESISPAIEVKLVMDRTETIRASVRDVEITLVLSVLLVTLVVYIFLRSARATIIPSVAVPLSLVGTFGIMYLFGYSLDNLSLMALTISTGFVVDDAIVVTENITRFIEQGMPPLKAALAGARQIGFTIVSITVSLIAVFIPILLMGGIVGRLFREFAVTLSIAIALSAVVSLTVTPTMAAYLLRSEAETQRTRFYRWSERFFQALSRGYDRGITWVLNHAVLVLLLTVATVALTGVLAVVVPKGLFPQQDTGLLAGFSEASQDISSTAMRGLQEKVIALVAEDPDVAHVVCFVGGGNNAGNTGSLFVTLKPYSQRKATAQEIIGRLRPKLARVPGISLFLQAVQDVRVGGRSSRTQYQYTLQDANLDELRTWAPRVLDGLRKVPELRDVNTDQQTAGLELRVDIDRDSAARLGITPAAIDDALYDAYGQRQVATSFTAQNYYRVVLEATPEYQKGPDQLARIFVRSATGAVVPLSSVAKFSTGLMPLGITHQGQFPCVTLSFNLAPDKSLGQAIASIERIERQMGMPASISAGFQGTAQAFGASLASEPWLILAALVCVYIVLGILYESLIHPITILSTLPSAAVGALIALLLTKLDFSIIALIGVILLLGIVKKNAIMMIDFALETERAEGLDPKEAIHRACLLRFRPILMTTLSALFGAIPLAVGLGAGSELRRPLGIVIVGGLAVSQLLNLFTTPVIYLFLDRLRLQSRHRRGRKADKASPSPAPSPA; encoded by the coding sequence GTGAGTGACGAGACGCCGAAGCCGCGCGCGCCCGCCGACGGCGACGCGGTCGAAGCAGAAGGCAGCCAGCGCACCGGCATCTCGGCGCCGTTCATTCGCCGTCCGGTGGCCACCTCGCTGCTGGCGGCGGCGGTTTTGTTGGCGGGCGGGGCGGCGTTCCTCACCTTGCCGGTGGCGCCGTTGCCGAAGGTGGATTTTCCGACGGTGTCCGTGTCGGCGGCGCTGCCCGGCGCCAGCCCGGACACCATGGCGTCGTCGGTGGCCACGCCGCTTGAACGCCGGTTCGGGCGTATCGCCGGCTTGACCGAGATGACCTCGACCAGCGCGCTTGGCTCCGCCAACATCACGCTGCAGTTCGATCTGGACCGCGACGTGGCGGCCGCCGCGCGCGACGTGCAGGCGGCCATCAACGCCGCCGGCGGCGAGCTGCCGCCGAATCTGCCGACGCGCCCCAACTACCGCAAGGTCAATCCGGCCGATTCGCCGATCCTGATCTTGTCGTTGCGGTCGGACGCGCTGCCGCTGGCCCAGGTGTTTGACGCCGCCAACAGCGTGCTGGCCCAGAAGATGTCACAGATCGAGGGCGTCGGGCAGGTGTTCGTGGGCGGCGGACAGCAGCCGGCCGTGCGGGTGCAGGTCGACGGCGAGACGCTGGCCGGCATGGGACTGTCCAGCGCCGACGTGCGCGCCGCGCTGGCGTCGTCGACGTCCAACCAGCCGAAGGGGATGATCAGCGGCGCGCACTCGACGTATTCGGTCTCCGCCAACGATCAGCTGCTGGTCGCCGACGACTATCGCAAGCTGGTGATCTCGTATACCGGCAACTCGGCGGTGCGCCTCGGCGACGTGGCGCGCGTCTTCGACGACGTCGAGAACAACCGCCTGGCCGCCTGGATCGACGGCAAGCGAACGGTCCTGATGATCATCCGCCGCGAACCCGGCGCCAATATTCTGGACACCATCGATCGCATCAAGGAAGCGCTGCCGCGCCTGACCGAATCCATCTCGCCAGCCATCGAGGTCAAGCTGGTCATGGACCGCACCGAGACCATCCGCGCGTCGGTGCGCGACGTCGAAATCACGCTGGTCCTCAGCGTTCTTTTGGTGACCCTGGTGGTCTACATCTTCCTGCGCAGCGCGCGCGCCACCATCATTCCCAGCGTCGCCGTGCCGCTGTCGCTGGTGGGCACGTTCGGCATCATGTACCTCTTCGGGTACAGCCTGGACAACCTGTCATTGATGGCCCTGACCATCTCGACCGGTTTCGTCGTCGATGACGCCATCGTCGTCACCGAGAACATCACGCGCTTCATTGAACAGGGCATGCCGCCGCTGAAGGCGGCGCTGGCCGGGGCGCGCCAGATCGGCTTTACCATCGTGTCGATCACCGTCTCGCTGATCGCCGTGTTCATTCCGATCTTGCTGATGGGCGGGATCGTCGGGCGGCTGTTTCGCGAGTTTGCCGTGACCTTGAGCATCGCCATCGCCTTGTCGGCCGTGGTGTCGCTGACGGTGACGCCGACCATGGCGGCCTATCTGTTACGGTCAGAGGCCGAAACGCAGCGGACCCGTTTCTACCGCTGGTCCGAACGTTTCTTCCAAGCGCTGTCGCGCGGGTACGACCGCGGCATCACCTGGGTGTTGAACCACGCCGTGCTGGTGCTGCTGCTGACCGTGGCGACGGTGGCGCTGACCGGGGTGCTGGCCGTGGTGGTGCCGAAGGGGCTGTTCCCGCAGCAGGACACCGGCTTGCTGGCAGGATTTTCCGAGGCGTCGCAGGACATCTCGTCGACCGCCATGCGCGGACTGCAGGAAAAGGTGATCGCCCTGGTGGCCGAGGATCCCGACGTGGCGCACGTGGTGTGTTTCGTGGGCGGCGGAAACAACGCCGGCAACACCGGCTCGTTGTTCGTGACCTTGAAGCCGTATAGCCAGCGCAAGGCCACCGCCCAAGAGATCATCGGCCGCCTGCGCCCGAAGCTGGCGCGCGTTCCCGGCATCAGCTTGTTCCTGCAGGCAGTGCAAGACGTGCGCGTCGGTGGCCGCAGCTCGCGCACGCAGTACCAGTACACGTTGCAAGACGCCAACCTGGACGAGCTGCGCACCTGGGCCCCCCGCGTGCTGGACGGCCTGCGCAAAGTGCCCGAGCTGCGCGACGTGAACACCGACCAGCAGACCGCCGGTCTGGAGCTGCGCGTGGACATCGATCGCGACAGTGCCGCGCGCCTGGGCATCACGCCGGCGGCGATCGACGATGCGCTGTACGACGCCTATGGCCAGCGTCAGGTGGCGACGTCCTTCACGGCGCAGAACTACTACCGCGTCGTTCTGGAGGCCACGCCCGAGTATCAGAAAGGCCCCGATCAGCTGGCGCGCATCTTCGTGCGCAGCGCGACCGGGGCGGTGGTGCCGCTGTCGTCGGTGGCGAAGTTCAGCACCGGCCTGATGCCGCTGGGAATCACCCACCAGGGACAATTTCCCTGCGTCACCTTGTCTTTCAATCTGGCGCCCGACAAATCACTGGGGCAGGCCATCGCCTCGATCGAACGCATCGAACGCCAGATGGGGATGCCCGCCAGCATCAGCGCCGGTTTTCAGGGCACCGCGCAGGCCTTCGGCGCGTCGCTGGCCAGCGAGCCGTGGCTGATCCTGGCGGCGCTGGTCTGCGTGTACATCGTCCTCGGAATTCTGTACGAAAGCCTGATTCACCCGATCACGATCCTGTCCACGTTGCCGTCGGCGGCGGTGGGCGCGCTGATCGCTTTGTTGCTGACCAAGCTGGACTTCAGCATCATCGCCTTGATCGGCGTCATCCTGCTGCTTGGCATCGTGAAGAAGAACGCCATCATGATGATCGACTTTGCCTTGGAAACGGAACGCGCCGAAGGGTTGGATCCCAAGGAGGCGATCCACCGCGCCTGTCTCTTACGCTTTCGCCCGATCTTGATGACCACCTTGTCGGCGTTGTTCGGGGCCATCCCGCTGGCCGTCGGCCTCGGCGCTGGGTCCGAGCTGCGTCGTCCGCTGGGCATCGTGATCGTTGGCGGGCTGGCGGTGTCGCAGCTTTTGAACCTGTTCACCACGCCGGTGATCTATTTGTTTCTGGACCGGCTGCGATTGCAAAGCCGCCACCGCCGCGGGCGAAAAGCCGACAAGGCCTCGCCAAGCCCGGCACCGTCGCCGGCGTAG